The DNA segment TTACGCCACGACTTAAAATGGATTGGAAGCATAATCGACATAGCTTTCAAAAACAGCTGGCATGGTAAACTCGCTAAAACATTATATAAATTATTCGTGAAACTATTAGAGTTCAACGTTTTGAAAACAGGGGTTTTAAACGGTAAAACTTTAATTCCCGGATAAAACTATATATTATAGGTGACGTAGCTTGAAAGAAGTTATTAAAATGGATGGGAGAAGAGAAGAATTCAGCAGAGAGAAAATCGTAGTCTCATGTTTAAAAACAGGCTCACCCCTCCAGAAAGCCAGAGAAATAGCGGATAAAGTTGAAGCCAGCTTAAAATTCCCGGCTAAAACCAGCACCATCCGAGACATGGTTCTAAAAGAGCTAGCCGCAGCGAATAAAGAATGGGCGAACAACTGGTACATCTACGATAAAGCTGTTAAAAAGAGAATAGTAACATATTAAATCAAAGAAATAGAGTAATACTTTGAAGCTTTAAGTCGAAAACAACCACGGATTAAGCTCCATTTTTACTTATTTTTATAGTCTTCCGGATAACGTATTTGATCCG comes from the Candidatus Odinarchaeum yellowstonii genome and includes:
- a CDS encoding ATP cone domain-containing protein, whose amino-acid sequence is MKEVIKMDGRREEFSREKIVVSCLKTGSPLQKAREIADKVEASLKFPAKTSTIRDMVLKELAAANKEWANNWYIYDKAVKKRIVTY